The stretch of DNA CCCTGTAACCCACTGCTCTAccagccagatatttccctcagaaGTTTTTAGACCAAAACATAGCTAAGATGAGAGTGGAAACTAAAcatgccaaacacacaaaattaatgttaatattgCATTTGCTGGATGTGTCAATAAGCTACTGGCTCACAAGCCACATCatcttaaaaaggaaaaataaatgtatgtcaatgttgtgttcacagcttgTTTCCACTGTGCTCAAGTAGCCAAAGAAAATCAGtttgtgcagctttaattttCCAATACAGCTACTTTCCAATTAAGCTGCTGCTTAACAGTAGAAATattgtttgaaattaaataagtaaattaatttgaaaGATATGATTgcctttcttttctattttgtaaCGGGGCAGACGGGGTCGAAAACGGCAATGTTCAACTGAACATTTGTGGCAGAGAAATCCATGACAATATTGTATTCTACCTTCCTCTGCCAGCAAGAATGGGTCACTTTcaatttgtaaaacaaattcATATCATATTGGTGTCACAGATAAATGTTATGTACAATAAGCATCATAACATGAAATGTAGAAGGAGTAAGGTGGTAGAAGAGCTTAGGCCAGGGGGGAAAGCTGCACTCTTGCTGACACATCTCTTTTTTAAAGGACAGGCACTACATTTCCTCTGCTAGTCCTATTGCAGTTAACTGACGGTTGAAAATGGGCCATGAACTTCCTCAATATGAATGTCTATTTTGCCTTTGATACCATATAATGATTCAGACATGAAATTACAGTTTTTATATTCGCTGTTCTAAACACTGAGGGCCAGTAAATGACGTTCCCAGGAAGAAAATCCTCAAGccacacaggaagtgttttgTGTCATGTTTGCAGAAGCATCAGTGGATGTTTGTTGAGGTAAATTAAGAGATGAACTGTGTAGTTGAGCAGGAGCAGGCACAGTTGAAAAGATAAAGAACTATAACTTTGCCAACAGAGAAAGTTAAACAATACAAACAAGAGCTATACAAGACTAAACATCAACATCGGCATCAGCGCTAACATGAGGAGTGATGTCAATGTGGCTTCTTCCCGTGAACTGGTTGGATTCACTTCTCTAAATGTGTGTTTCTATTATGATGGCGAGCCACAGCATCACCGTGGACTTTTCAGAGGACTTTTAAACGACTGATGGTAACTTAAACCCTGACGTATACCTCCGACAGGTGACGCTGTGGTGTCTGTGTTCCTCAGTTCAGCAAATCTGTTCCTATGTTTATATCACAAAGAGCAACAGAATCCATAACACAGAAAAAGTTATAAGATATGACTTTCACTGCTCATATGCTCAGATTTCATGCGGTGAACTTTAAATCTGTTCATTTCCATTCGTCgttatacacatatatttgtatataataTGAAATTTCACGTGAATTTTCGTATTTGACACATGACAACTCAGCCACTTTTTGTTAACCTGTTGGTGCCATAATGACTCAAATCACAGAGCCAGCCAACCACCACATGAGAGCAGCCAGATGTAATAATCACATCTGCGCCTTCTTCAACCCAGATCCGAGTCATATTTATGTAGTTCTGGCACCTCAGAGACTCTAAACGGATCATATTTTTGGGCACTCAAACACAATTCATGTCTGATGTTTAGgagatgtacagtacactgtaTGGGATGAGATTTCagaaatgagagggaaaaggacAGAGGAAGGACGTTCTTCCTGGCTTTGTATCCTGCCTTCTGCTGACTGAGGCTGGTTTTTTGTGGAGATGAGTCCCACAGAAACCAGATAATTCGCTCGATGAGAGCCTGTTTTGCCCTGCAGTCGCCAAGCATGAGAATAATCTTTTTCATAACATGTTCTCATGTTTGgaatgtcatttgttttagaTGTGTTTACTGCTCTCATGTCTATCAATGCAACAGTATTCATATACTAAAGATAAAAGCATTAGTCgtagcaaaatgttttttcctgtagTCAGATTTTAAGAATGTTACCAATCTATTTTCCAGTGTTTCCCTGATGCAGCATTACCGCCTCATGACGTGGGAATAAAGATTTGGTTCCTTGTTCTTCTGTCTGTGATTCATCATCTGTCGTAGATCCAGCACAACCGCACACATGAATGCAGGAGGACATGTTGGACATGTTCTACTTACTCATGTGCAATTTAGACTCACGGCAGCAGCGATTCTGGTGCGACAGGGAAAGGTTTGGGACACCCCTTCATTCAAGAAACAGTACGGATGGCACATTAGAGGATTTATCTTTATGACAGAATGCTGACAGAGACAATCTAATGGTGTCCTTTCCTTCGTTTATGACAGGAAGGCCACAATCCAAACACAACGCATTTCGGGCGTGATTCCTGGAACCGGCTGCCACCGCAGCCAGACCCTAAGATAGCCACTTACAGTATAATTGAGGTAGTCTTAGATTTTATCCCCTCTGTTCATTTAACTCTCAGCTGCAATCACAACTCTTGTCCATTTCAGGCTAAAAATACATCATTCAAGCAGTTGCACAAGTGGCAGTGCAGGAAGTAACGTCATCATATTCTGTTgcacatgatgatgataagaTTCTACGGGATGCAGTGTGTAAATAACAGTAAAACGGAGCGAAGCGCTACCCCACAAGTGTTTCCACACAGTTCCAACCTCCCTCCCCccagaaaaaacaggaagtctTTCTAGTCAGGAGAAATATTGGCCAAGCACCTTACCTACCCTCTGGTTTCCTGAGAAAGCTGGGAGGAAACTGCCGAACCTCGTAAAAGTTGTGACTTCAGCACATACTTGGGCCTCTCCAGCAGGCCATGACCACATTGCCCCTCGACTACCCCAGTTCAGCTTGCAGATAGAGTGGAAGAACGAGGACAGGGCAGGCCCCCACATTGACTCTGGACACAACGGGGAATAGCACGACGGTGTTTATTTAAGTCAGCAGAAAATACGTGTCAACATTCTGAGTATTCTCTGGCTTTACTCTCTCAGATGGATAAAcgcagtcattttttttcacctctgcCACATTTCTGAATCCATGCATAATGGCTCACTTGATCATGAATGATTAGCTAATTTGATTAAAGAATTATCTTAAAAAAGACGTGTCTACTTTTAAATGCAGTAGtgctttcctctctcttcattGAGATAtagtctcttctctcttttatttttttttggggggggggggggtgttatacAGATTTCACTCCCTCCTTTTGAAGAACAAAGTAATGCAGACTCAGCAAACATCTCCTAGATCACATGACAGATCATTAGGTGCAACAGTTAAAAACTTCCTGTGCGAGGACGCAAGGCTTGTTTTGATGtgtttacaaaagaaaatggtgtTTGATATGGTACAGGAGCACATTAGTGCAAACATGCATTAGGCTACATGTTTTAATTATAGtctctatatatacataatCACCTGGACACATTAACAGTACAAGATTGTGAGACATGGACAAACAATACTTACATACGAATAGTCAGTTCAATGTTGCCATCTTGTGGACAAAGGGTAGCACTTCAGGACAGTTTTTCAAACATCTCTGATGTTGGCAGACAGTGGATGTTTACCAGGTTGAATTTTGAAAGTCTTGGCATTCAATTTCCCAACTTCAGATGATGACCCAAATGAACCATGGACGTATCTTGTCAATGTGTAACAACAGTCAAAAACGGCTTCATTAAATATTTGCTCTGCCCTGCGGTAAAACCAGCCTGAATTATTGCACAATCTGGGGAACACAGAAATTACCAAATTGTCTTCAAATAACATTAGTATTCTTGAAATAAAAGCTGAAACACCATACGTGACCCTTTGACCCCCATGTTGCATGCTGAAGTTTCCAGCTTTCCATGACTTGCGGAGGGTTGatacaaaaaagtaaataaaaatatgttttatatacagCAAAAGTCTTGAAACTAACTGATTGAATCATAAATTCCAATTATTTCAActgcatgttttattaatttcttaATGTTGTCAATGTGTATTATTAATTTGATCAAACTAGATGcaatgtggaaaaagaaaactagaaaTCCACAGACTGTAGTcgtttgcatttatttgtaatGAGCCTTCAACTGGGTTTCAAATTTGACAACTTTTCGGTTTCAGTGGCTTAATTTGTTTTAGTAGATCAGTAGTTCAGTTTTATATCTTatttttatctatctatatttttcATTAGTGCGAACTAACGGGGAAGTACAGAGTTCAATTTAGACCTGAAATGACATAGCAAACTTGCAGGGAAGATGATAAGGAGTGAATCATCCCTTTTATGTAATACTTAGTTTTTTAAGGCCGTGAAGAACAAAACATCCAGACTgaagtaaaatgttttacttcaaacaaacactgtacactCTGGTTCGGGAGTTTCCAACACGGAATCAATGCCACTGTGGCTGAAATCCAAACTATTGACTTTCCTGACAACGGCTTGGTCCTTCTGCAGTTGGATAATCATTGACAATGAAGGTATAACTTAAAAGAAGACAGACGCACAACACCATTTGTCTTTTCAAAGGTTCATCATGAGGACTGCGGTCGCTCTCCAGCTGGGCTTCTGCGGCCTGTGTCTAACTCTGGCACTTCTCGGAGAAGGGATGTATGTATAGTTTCTGCTTCATTTATGCCTGAAACGTAAAACGGATTTTGTTTTAAGTCAAACTTTGGATCTTGGCATATTGGAGAGAGTTCATTTGCTCTAATCTGTGTATTTCAGGGGAGTGGAGCTTCCTGACCCACCAGCAGTGAACTGTGCATGGAGCCGCTGGTCAGAGTGGAGTTCATGTGATCCTTGCACAAAAACCAGAGTGAGTCCAGTAAATCAGTGGTCGATGCCAGTAGCTGCGAAACTCAATTCTAAACTCAGTCTAATCAGAGTAGCCTACCAGCTTGTATATAACAAACTGTACTGCCACGTGAAGCTGAAACGTAGTTCAAATGTATTGTGAGTCAAAATTGAGTTATGACCAGAATCTGACTTTCTAAGCTAATTAACGTGAAGAACTTCATAGGCCACAAAGAAAAAGGTGTTTCCTGTTGTTGGACAGGAACAGTTTAGTAGTTGCGTTTATTATGTCACATATATAAGGCAGTAGCTGAATCATAATTcagaaaagaaaccagagaacAAACAAGCGTGGCGTAGCCGAGCTACAGTAACTGAAGAACTTCACTGTGCAGCTCTGGTAGGAGTTCGTAGATGTGGTTATTATACACTCAAATcagatatatacatttatttaagtaAACTTTACCATATTGTACTACCTCACGATTTCATTTGGACcaggaaattaaagaaaaaactaaaatatatagcACTTTCCCTGGAACTCGCCCTCTCACTTTGAAAGGCAGCATAGATGCTTAACAGAGGATATCATTTGTGATCCTCAGAGACGTTCTCGAAGTGCAGAGGTGTTTGGCCAGTTTGGAGGACAGTCCTGCCAGGGATCACTTGGGGACAAGGAGTTCTGTACAAATGATACTGAGTGTGCCCTGCCGCCGCCCCGTCAGTGCCTAGACTCTGAGTTCCAGTGCGAGTCAGGTACGTCAGAGTGTTATAATTCACCTACAGCAGATCTGTCTTTATTGTATTAGGCATCATAGGTTTAACCCCTAATCTTTGCACAGGTTCTTGCATTAAGAAGAGATTAATGTGCAACGGGGACTATGACTGCGAAGATGGATCAGATGAGGACTGTGATCCTGAGAACAAGCCATGTCAGTCGGCAGTCCTGGAGAGCAATGAGCAAGGCAGAACAGCTGGATATGGGTAAGAGTGAGTTATTCAACATTTAATGCAGAAGAAATGTTAGTTAGTTTGTTAATTTCGGTCACTTTTCAACttatagaaaaaataatcagcctAGGCTtagttaaaacaataaataagcaGCGAAAGAAAGTAACAAAAAATTAAGTATTTTGTACAGTATAACCTTTTGTCTACccaaaaatcacaaacacatttcacttcAGTTTTATATTTCTTAATCAAGAACACGTAATAGGATGTGTACTGGTGTAGTACACTGGGGTGCTCTTCAAAACGTATCACACTGTCTGAAAGTGGCCTTTGGGTTTCATGCGCCAGAATCAACATCTTGGGTTCAGATCCTCGAATGAACCCCTTCAACAATGATTACTTCAATGGAAGATGTCACAAAGTGTTGAATCCAAACACTGGGCGGCATGACAGGCTTCCCTGGAACGTTGGTGTGCTAGACTATCAGGTAAGCCAGAGCCATTCTTCCCATTTTAACCTGAGGATGCATGACCTATGGTGATTTTAATGGTGACAAATACACTGTATGTCAGTAAtgtttctaaaacaaaaaaaactcactgtcTTTCCAGACTCTGACGGAGGAGACTGTTTCTAGAGAGATctatgaggacacacacagccttCTGAGGGAGATGCTGAGGGAGATGACTGTTAAAGTTGATGCCGGACTTTCCTTCAAATTCAGCCCCAGTGAGGAGTCCATGTCGAAAGCGTCTACACAGCTGAATTTAAATTACCAATACGAGAAGAAGTCTATGATTAAGGAGGTCTCAGAGTACAGCGTCACTGAGGTAAATGTCAGCCAATGGCACACAAAGCAGCGTGAACTAAACTAAATCAAGACAAATACCTATTCACAAATACCTTTGTCCTACACACTTAGAACAAGAGCTTTATGCGGGTGAAGGGCAGAGTGCAGCTGAGCACCTACAGGCTGCGCTCTCATGGGCTCCAAAAGGCTGATGAATTCCTAGAGCATGTCAAATCTTTGCCGTTGGCGTACGAGAAGGGTATTTATTTTGCCTTCCTGGAAGACTATGGAACCCACTACACCAAAAATGGGAAGTCTGGCGGCGAATACGAGTTGATATATGTTCTCAACCAGGACACCATCAAGGCAAAAAGTAGGTGTCGCCTCCCCCTGTCTCATTTTTAAGCTCATTTTCAAAATCTAAGTGCTAATCTTCTTTACTCTTTGATTCTTGCAGATCTGACGGAGAGAACGGTCCAGGAGTGCGTCAAATTAGGCATCAAGGCAGATTTTGGTGACGATGGAAAAGCACACCTAAACCGCGACAAGTGTAATGATGTAACATCAAAACAAGAAGGTCCGCCTTCCCCTTTTCTCCTGATCACAGACAACCCTGCCAAGTCAATTATCAAAGTATAGCTTTAGATTTTTCAAGTCTATCTTAACACGGTACTCGCACACCATATGTacattggaaaaacaaatcaatcattCCTCCTGGCTATATTTGCCATGAAACAATGCCTTTTTAGCACGAAATTCCTGTGGGAAAAATTCAGTCCTCGTTCACTGCATTCTGAAGTTGAGACAAATCTAATATGAGGCTTCCATAGTATCAGTTTGCCAAAAGTCTTGTGCCTGTGCTTTATTTTGGTAATGCACCTTCTGTGTCCCATGGACACAAGCCAAGAGTCAGCAAGAAAAAGCTGtctggagaaacacaaagagggaatTTTGCAGGAAAATTCTTCTGTTAAGATAAACTTGTAACAATctgaacatttttcatcaatGTATCAATGATGCAAAGTCCCCAAATGTTGGTCTGCTGCTGGCACACAGGTAATATTCATGGAAAAGCAGTGGTGGACAAGGTGATGACATCAGTCAAAGGAGGAACTCTGGAAAGCGCCGTTACTATGAGAGCTAAATTAAATCGGGAAGGAGTGATGGACATCGCAACATATCAGAACTGGGCTCGAACCATCACCGAGGCCCCCGCACTGCTCAACAGTGAGGTAGGAAATATAGATTGTCATAGTGAAGCCGTTACAAAATCATTACAGGTGTCACACAATGATGACATTGTTAGTCCATCTGTGAGTGGGTCAGTGGGTTGGGTCACTTTGGTCCAGAGTTAAACAGCCCAACAACTGATGGGTTGCTATGTATTCGTGTACAGGCATTCATGGTTTCGAGAGGATGGATCCTAAAAGACTCTGGTGACCCTTGTGCCACTGTGAGCTTGACATGTGATGTTTTTAGCGCAATTATTTAGCAATATTGGATGGATTACCATGGAATTTGATTTAGAACTTCAGATATTTATGGCTTGCTCAGAGACGATTTGCAGAAGCTCTGACCGTGATGTTAAACTTTTATTCATCCAACACTTTGGTTAGAGACCAAATACCTGACATTCTCATCAGCCTCGGTTGTACTTTGTCAATAatcaaatgttagcatgctaacccACTGAATAAAGATGGGGAATTATATCTGCTAACAAAAAATACATGGCATTAGCATTGAGCTTAAAACTGTTCGGACTAAGTACAGCCTCacagctgctagcatggctgtagactATTAGATTTGTTTCAAGAAATGAGGCAATTATAAGATGATGTGGtgatattcttattttttctgtcaaaacataATAGCAAATGAATTGATGCACAAATTCTGTTGTTTCTGGCAGCCAGAGCCCATCTATATGTTGATTCCATTGGATATGCCTGGCGCCAACTCCAGGATATCCAACCTGAAGCAGGCCACCGCAGACTATGTGGCAGAGTATAATATCTGCAAGTGTAAGCCTTGTCACAACGGAGGAACTGTCGCTCTGCTGGATGGAAAGTGCATGTGCCTGTGCCCTCATCTGTTTGAAGGCGCAGCCTGCCAGAATTTCAAGGGTGATAAAGCTAAACATGCAGGTAAGAGTTGTATGACTAAAGTTCAAAGCATACATTATCAACTTGATACACCATCATGACCcctttacatttaaacattcGTTTGGACAATGTTTTGCTGCAGGTACAAGACCTACTGTGAACCAGGAGGGTAACTGGTCGTGCTGGTCTGCCTGGTCCAGCTGTAGTGGAGGGAAACGCACCAGGACACGCAGATGCAACACGGAC from Scophthalmus maximus strain ysfricsl-2021 chromosome 20, ASM2237912v1, whole genome shotgun sequence encodes:
- the LOC118284494 gene encoding complement component C9, yielding MRTAVALQLGFCGLCLTLALLGEGMGVELPDPPAVNCAWSRWSEWSSCDPCTKTRRRSRSAEVFGQFGGQSCQGSLGDKEFCTNDTECALPPPRQCLDSEFQCESGSCIKKRLMCNGDYDCEDGSDEDCDPENKPCQSAVLESNEQGRTAGYGINILGSDPRMNPFNNDYFNGRCHKVLNPNTGRHDRLPWNVGVLDYQTLTEETVSREIYEDTHSLLREMLREMTVKVDAGLSFKFSPSEESMSKASTQLNLNYQYEKKSMIKEVSEYSVTENKSFMRVKGRVQLSTYRLRSHGLQKADEFLEHVKSLPLAYEKGIYFAFLEDYGTHYTKNGKSGGEYELIYVLNQDTIKAKNLTERTVQECVKLGIKADFGDDGKAHLNRDKCNDVTSKQEGNIHGKAVVDKVMTSVKGGTLESAVTMRAKLNREGVMDIATYQNWARTITEAPALLNSEPEPIYMLIPLDMPGANSRISNLKQATADYVAEYNICKCKPCHNGGTVALLDGKCMCLCPHLFEGAACQNFKGDKAKHAGTRPTVNQEGNWSCWSAWSSCSGGKRTRTRRCNTDGLLGAVCRGDTSSEEFC